Proteins encoded by one window of Blautia faecicola:
- the fabD gene encoding ACP S-malonyltransferase — MSKVAFVFPGQGAQYVGMGKDFYEQIPVSRKVYTIASEVTGLNLPGLCFKENEQIDITEYTQIAMLATEAAMLAALQEKGVKADVAAGLSLGEYGAILTAGAMSLEDVFRVVRQRGILMQKAVPTGGAMCAVLGMDGEKIAKICEETEGIVSVANYNCPGQIVITGEEGAVAAAAEKLKEAGARRCIPLKVSGPFHSEMLKGAGEKLAGVLVDVELKEFSMPYVTNVTADYVTDISEIKELLGRQVYSSVRWQQSVERMIADGVDTFIEIGPGRTLTGFLKKINKNVTGLHIEKVEELEKVVRLLCDKQ, encoded by the coding sequence ATGAGTAAAGTGGCATTTGTATTTCCGGGGCAGGGTGCACAGTATGTGGGAATGGGGAAGGATTTTTATGAGCAGATTCCGGTATCCAGGAAAGTGTATACGATTGCATCCGAAGTGACCGGGTTGAATCTTCCGGGGCTTTGTTTTAAAGAGAATGAGCAGATTGATATCACGGAATATACGCAGATCGCCATGCTGGCGACGGAGGCGGCGATGTTGGCGGCTTTACAGGAAAAGGGTGTGAAGGCGGATGTAGCTGCCGGACTGAGTCTGGGAGAGTACGGAGCCATCCTGACGGCTGGAGCGATGTCTCTGGAGGATGTTTTCCGGGTGGTAAGACAGAGAGGAATCCTGATGCAGAAAGCAGTACCGACCGGTGGAGCTATGTGTGCGGTTCTTGGAATGGATGGCGAGAAGATTGCGAAAATCTGTGAGGAGACGGAAGGGATCGTTTCAGTAGCCAATTATAACTGCCCGGGACAGATTGTGATTACTGGAGAGGAAGGGGCAGTTGCAGCTGCAGCTGAAAAGTTGAAAGAGGCGGGAGCGAGAAGATGTATCCCGTTGAAGGTCAGCGGTCCATTTCATTCGGAAATGTTAAAAGGAGCAGGGGAAAAGCTTGCGGGAGTGCTTGTGGATGTGGAACTGAAAGAATTTTCCATGCCGTATGTTACGAATGTGACGGCAGATTATGTGACAGATATTTCTGAGATTAAGGAACTGCTTGGCAGACAGGTGTATTCTTCGGTAAGATGGCAGCAGAGCGTGGAGAGGATGATCGCGGATGGTGTGGATACCTTTATCGAGATCGGGCCGGGAAGAACGCTGACGGGATTTTTGAAGAAGATTAATAAAAATGTAACGGGATTGCATATCGAAAAAGTGGAAGAGCTGGAGAAGGTTGTAAGGCTGTTGTGTGACAAGCAGTAA
- the acpP gene encoding acyl carrier protein, translating into MLEEMREMIAEQLNCEESSITESTSFKDDLGADSLDLFELVMALEEKYEVEIPSEELAELTTVGAVMEYLKNKGVEA; encoded by the coding sequence ATGTTAGAAGAAATGAGAGAGATGATCGCAGAACAGCTGAACTGTGAGGAGAGCAGTATTACAGAAAGCACTTCTTTTAAGGATGATCTGGGGGCGGATTCGCTGGATCTGTTTGAACTGGTGATGGCACTGGAAGAGAAGTATGAGGTTGAGATCCCGTCTGAGGAACTGGCTGAGCTGACAACGGTTGGTGCAGTTATGGAATATCTGAAGAATAAAGGTGTGGAGGCGTAA
- the fabG gene encoding 3-oxoacyl-[acyl-carrier-protein] reductase, translated as MSTVKGAAMEKKVALVTGASRGIGRQISLTLAKEGMFVVVNYCGSEARAKGVLEEIRENGGDGCIYQCDVADYQQTEAMARDLIKTYGHVDVLVNNAGITRDNLILRMSEEEFDAVVETNLKGCFHTIRHLSRYFLKQRSGKIINIASVSGVLGNAGQANYAASKAGIIGLTKTVARELASRGITVNAVAPGFVHTEMTEVLSEQVKEAAVAQIPLGRFGEPEDIANVVAFLASEKADYITGQVICVDGGMVM; from the coding sequence ATGAGTACGGTGAAAGGAGCAGCGATGGAGAAAAAGGTAGCACTGGTGACAGGGGCGAGCCGGGGGATTGGGAGACAGATCAGTCTTACTCTGGCAAAAGAAGGAATGTTTGTGGTTGTCAATTACTGTGGATCGGAAGCACGGGCAAAGGGCGTGCTGGAAGAAATCCGGGAAAATGGTGGTGACGGATGTATTTATCAGTGTGATGTGGCAGATTATCAGCAGACGGAAGCAATGGCAAGGGATCTGATTAAAACGTATGGTCATGTGGATGTGCTGGTGAATAATGCGGGAATCACGAGAGATAATCTGATCCTGCGGATGAGTGAAGAGGAGTTTGATGCGGTTGTGGAGACGAATCTGAAGGGATGTTTCCATACGATCCGCCATCTGTCACGGTATTTTCTGAAGCAGAGGAGTGGAAAAATCATCAACATCGCATCGGTTTCCGGCGTGCTGGGAAATGCAGGGCAGGCAAATTATGCGGCATCGAAGGCAGGAATTATCGGGCTTACGAAGACGGTGGCGAGAGAACTGGCAAGCAGAGGGATTACAGTCAATGCGGTGGCTCCGGGATTTGTCCATACGGAGATGACGGAGGTACTTTCGGAGCAGGTGAAAGAGGCAGCAGTAGCACAGATCCCGCTGGGGAGATTTGGAGAACCGGAGGATATCGCGAATGTGGTGGCATTTCTGGCGTCTGAGAAAGCGGATTATATTACCGGGCAGGTCATCTGTGTAGATGGCGGTATGGTGATGTAA
- the fabK gene encoding enoyl-[acyl-carrier-protein] reductase FabK: MKTRVTELLQIEYPIIQGGMAWVAEHHLAAAVSEAGGFGLIGAASAPPEIVREEIRKAKELTDKPFGVNIMLLNPNADEVAKIVVEEGIQAVTTGAGNPEKYMSMWKEAGVKVIPVVASVAMAKRMERYGADAVVAEGMEAGGHIGNQTTMALIPQIVDAVNIPVIAAGGIGDGRGIAASFMLGAEGVQMGTRFVVADESIVHENYKNRIVKAKDIDSVVTGQSTGHPVRCLRNQMTKEYIKKEQEGVPFEELERMTLGSLRKAVMDGDILNGTVMAGQIAGLVSKRQSCKEILQEIMGEAEKLLHC, encoded by the coding sequence ATGAAGACAAGAGTAACAGAACTTTTACAGATTGAATATCCGATAATCCAGGGCGGTATGGCATGGGTAGCGGAGCATCATCTGGCAGCTGCGGTATCAGAGGCAGGCGGATTTGGTCTGATCGGTGCGGCAAGTGCACCGCCGGAGATTGTCCGGGAAGAGATCCGGAAGGCAAAAGAGCTGACGGACAAGCCATTTGGTGTGAATATTATGCTTCTGAATCCGAATGCTGATGAAGTGGCGAAAATTGTAGTGGAGGAAGGCATTCAGGCGGTTACGACAGGTGCCGGTAATCCGGAAAAATATATGTCGATGTGGAAAGAAGCGGGCGTAAAGGTGATTCCGGTTGTCGCTTCGGTAGCGATGGCGAAGCGAATGGAACGATACGGCGCGGATGCGGTAGTGGCTGAGGGTATGGAAGCCGGTGGGCATATCGGAAATCAGACGACAATGGCACTGATTCCGCAGATCGTAGATGCGGTAAACATCCCGGTGATCGCGGCAGGTGGTATCGGAGACGGACGGGGAATCGCAGCTTCTTTTATGCTGGGTGCAGAGGGCGTGCAGATGGGAACCCGTTTTGTGGTGGCTGATGAGTCGATTGTCCACGAGAATTATAAAAACAGAATCGTGAAGGCAAAAGATATCGATTCTGTGGTAACCGGTCAGAGTACCGGTCATCCGGTGCGCTGTCTGAGAAACCAGATGACGAAAGAATATATCAAAAAAGAGCAGGAAGGCGTACCGTTCGAGGAACTGGAACGGATGACGCTGGGATCGCTTCGAAAAGCAGTGATGGACGGCGATATTTTAAACGGCACAGTGATGGCAGGACAGATCGCCGGGCTGGTAAGTAAGAGACAGAGCTGTAAGGAGATTTTGCAGGAGATTATGGGCGAGGCTGAGAAGTTGCTGCACTGTTAA
- a CDS encoding peptidylprolyl isomerase codes for MAFLKNKAFLMAVRTGMALTAMLFFTACGKEQDNNTVLYIDDNPVSREEYEMLAQENCNQIYMKYSTEEVNSKDFWTTEKDGETPAKQLEEKILEQLKENYAVKEAAKDLKVTEDYTYQELMEQKEEKSNSDYGLKEYKDEEYYKYWYSNLKTDVVNQWVKENAAVTDESCSEYYQEHIEDFTYEVGVNILYTEIPSSDENAEQEAQAIYQTLTNEQDAEAAVRQYANAETQNLELTSLDTQEGASGVYANRWQIASQMQTGEVCQPYEENGMYCIIKCIEREENGTIDYETAKASIERYLQIQAANKYLEEKEDSQRIKEGKVKEDQVIQELFEK; via the coding sequence ATGGCTTTTTTGAAAAATAAAGCCTTCCTCATGGCAGTGAGAACCGGTATGGCTCTCACTGCCATGCTGTTTTTTACAGCATGTGGGAAGGAACAGGATAATAACACAGTACTCTATATAGACGACAACCCGGTAAGCCGGGAAGAGTATGAGATGCTGGCACAGGAAAACTGTAACCAGATCTATATGAAATACTCTACAGAAGAAGTAAACAGCAAGGACTTCTGGACGACAGAAAAAGATGGGGAAACACCGGCAAAACAGCTGGAAGAAAAGATCCTGGAACAGTTAAAGGAAAACTATGCGGTAAAAGAGGCTGCAAAAGATCTGAAGGTAACAGAAGACTATACCTATCAGGAACTGATGGAACAGAAAGAGGAAAAAAGCAATTCCGACTACGGGCTGAAGGAATACAAAGACGAAGAATATTATAAATACTGGTATTCCAATCTGAAAACCGATGTGGTCAATCAGTGGGTAAAAGAAAATGCTGCGGTTACAGATGAATCATGCAGCGAATACTACCAGGAACATATCGAGGATTTCACTTATGAGGTTGGTGTAAACATTCTTTACACAGAGATCCCTTCCAGTGATGAAAATGCGGAACAGGAGGCGCAGGCAATCTATCAGACACTAACGAACGAGCAGGATGCAGAGGCTGCAGTCAGACAGTATGCCAACGCAGAAACGCAGAATCTGGAACTGACTTCACTCGATACGCAGGAAGGCGCAAGCGGAGTCTACGCCAATCGCTGGCAAATCGCGTCACAGATGCAGACAGGGGAAGTATGTCAGCCCTACGAAGAAAATGGCATGTACTGTATAATAAAGTGCATAGAACGCGAAGAAAACGGAACAATAGACTATGAGACAGCAAAAGCATCCATTGAGCGGTATCTGCAAATACAGGCTGCCAACAAGTACCTAGAAGAGAAAGAAGACAGTCAGCGGATAAAAGAGGGAAAAGTCAAAGAGGATCAGGTGATTCAGGAACTTTTCGAAAAGTAA
- a CDS encoding family 43 glycosylhydrolase — protein sequence MKKSKMTRSKKAIFAGFLSAAMVAQSVSAFAAEAGGEYLPDLQTQNQEVVSETAGESSPAAETAPEETVAPETAVQTEENSVATQEASVEKKTFTDAEIAANDGVIYLANCGSSDTSVTPSGSKRGLYQGNVDQAYDTDASTGYNWGYVEDATYSATARGGDTTLKGSYRYQSDKITYEAGKSGIEYQFEVPEGDYKVTVGIDNPWSQWGTKTEDIILEGQKVESGLTAKDFEKEYEVTVTDGTLNVFVQSTSRSSTSDDPVLNYIVVKTEAGEADQLEVLANVIKNYTEKTEGKTYKKATKEAFDQAIADAQKLVDEKSTDTDAIKAAKEAIETAFDALVETHIETYTSITGTDAARIYDDNGEAIQAHGGQVQKIGDTYYWLGEDRTNGYRPMPGVHLYSSKDLYNWKDEGVVLRTMDNYEQFETDDYFKKLYGDLTEAEKKDIYVDLWAEGCVMERPKMLYNEKTGKYVIWFHADGTSPYASGSGSNYAKAKAGIAIADSVNGPYRLLGSYMLTGDYSNHGFDSVSGHVRDMNLFKDDDGTAYVMYSSEGNAVMYIAKLNDEYTGLAKDASEMKLGEDFCISSTDSREGPAMFKYRGKYYLITSGCTGWAPNQAAYSVADSPLGPWKRMGDPCVGDTSKTTFDTQSTCVIPVDAENGKFIYMGDRWYNPDNGKDLSDSRYVWLPIEFGSGDTIMLKNYSNWTLDELEGKGSIDVTTKLPETAESISELQSALPSTINVEIGGKAYNNQTVTWIINDAERLGEYPLGEVTVTGTLADLNREITTKVFCCPKGLTYFADCYTNGDNTSSVFEKFAAAANNLKNTVSDQKYGKDVDVNWGYTSTPGASGGSSSEDMGSKGSGDFFNTGWWATSGHTIEYGFELDPGNYVVSTGFNEWWSSTRGIKVTVSSVDADGNKTELGTGNASLSSSKTQDRNEVAVTVPEGSDHILVTISKNSGSDPVLSWIGIIDTEAKAPEVKNLLTNGSFENGTDGWSLGNGAAIEEDSEAPDGTHYLHDNGNKHSWGDGSSNDKTNYPISVEPDTEYVLTGSIKVSGSGCYWAGARVAGKEIYCVAATDSSYTDTTDTDSKLAAAVKPGATEWTPFEIRFTTPSDVTTLDVYTWADNGIQGYLDNLVLTPVSSDLDWTAFDKAVEDADSLQAADYKEASWAEFQAVVEEAKAFKKNATEATKQREIRLMIKKLEEAKEALIPVNDPDGNTTYYVDAENGNDANDGTTPETAWKTLTKASSIRKMTEGGSILLKAGCVWNGEQLEVRNAEGTEENPIVIGSYGEGEKPVINGQGAPWDADSKEELAAVHIYNSENIVVENLEITNWDSSVSGDYTQSSKLLSGLVVENQDKGDLSNVTVRNNKIHDVNGKMAGGADKAAGGLIVVVTGSGSNHTGTVESKYSNLTIEGNEVYRVSHEAIYMESVWASRTLVGGTSSDTGYQNAGNSKWIGSSNVVINSNYVHDVAGDGIVPINTTEAIVEYNLIDNSADTNWNYSGNPNHAALWTWDSDNVTFRYNEACNTSKAGWNLGISGTNDSMAFDFDYGVQNCLYEYNYSHDNYGGFLMLCPGPGATVNNIARYNVSVNDGLYDGAPMIRLGGGKYGSNGVQIYNNTMYWADSNYSVALTPTSNWEGSVVKDVTVSNNIFYGPAKADSVKTDGVTYSHNLVYGGAQNVYTATVNDDTTVVADPLFVNVKDYTSGTWENGKTTLGTAEGFKLQAGSPAIDAGAAHEDAPAVQPDSVKSELVANTNEKPSRDYYGTKLTDGKIDIGANEYKEAEPQPEPVDKSELQKLYDENSGKEQGNYTDDSWNIFTTALEAAKAVLDNADATAEQVAAATTALEEAVKGLTEKAPEPVQADKSKLQKLYDENSQKEQGNYTDESWKAFETALESAKAVLDNEGATEEMVQAATEALKAAVDGLTEKTVDPTPADKTELGKLIKNAEAISADDYTAESYKELQDVLTAVKVIYDKDDAEQEEVDKAALQLKAALNALQKPVPTPEKVDRSDLQKLYDQSLEKVEKDYTTATWKALKDAQAAVNKVLADKNATEEEISAAYKSLAQALDGLKKVNTIQPTTDNKNTGNKTTTSANGGNKTTSGQTSAIRNAKTGDTTQIAIYVIGVLCAIIVFAGLVIARRKRNR from the coding sequence ATGAAAAAGAGCAAAATGACACGCAGTAAAAAAGCGATTTTTGCCGGATTTTTAAGTGCCGCTATGGTGGCACAGTCCGTTTCAGCATTTGCAGCAGAAGCCGGTGGAGAATATTTGCCGGATCTGCAAACGCAGAATCAGGAAGTTGTTTCTGAGACAGCAGGGGAAAGTTCCCCTGCTGCAGAAACAGCACCGGAAGAAACCGTTGCACCGGAAACAGCGGTGCAGACAGAGGAAAATTCTGTTGCAACACAGGAAGCGTCTGTGGAGAAAAAGACTTTTACAGATGCAGAAATTGCAGCAAATGACGGCGTGATCTATCTGGCGAACTGCGGATCTTCTGACACATCCGTAACACCGTCAGGATCCAAACGTGGTTTATATCAGGGAAATGTGGATCAAGCATATGATACAGATGCTTCCACAGGATATAACTGGGGCTATGTAGAGGATGCAACTTACTCTGCAACAGCCCGCGGCGGAGATACCACACTGAAAGGATCTTACCGTTATCAGTCAGACAAGATCACCTATGAAGCAGGAAAATCCGGAATCGAATATCAGTTTGAAGTACCGGAAGGTGATTACAAAGTTACCGTAGGTATCGATAACCCATGGAGCCAGTGGGGAACCAAAACAGAAGATATCATTCTGGAAGGACAGAAAGTAGAGTCCGGACTTACCGCCAAAGATTTCGAAAAAGAATATGAAGTAACGGTAACCGATGGAACACTGAATGTCTTTGTACAGAGTACAAGCAGATCTTCCACAAGCGATGACCCGGTTCTGAATTACATCGTGGTAAAAACAGAAGCCGGTGAAGCAGATCAGCTGGAAGTTCTGGCAAATGTAATCAAAAATTACACAGAAAAAACAGAGGGAAAAACCTATAAGAAAGCAACCAAAGAAGCATTTGATCAGGCGATTGCAGATGCACAGAAACTGGTAGATGAAAAATCCACCGATACTGATGCAATCAAAGCTGCAAAAGAAGCTATCGAGACTGCCTTTGATGCACTGGTAGAAACTCATATTGAAACTTATACATCCATCACCGGAACCGATGCAGCCAGAATCTATGATGACAATGGCGAAGCCATTCAGGCTCACGGTGGTCAGGTACAGAAGATCGGTGATACCTATTACTGGCTGGGTGAGGACCGTACCAACGGATACCGTCCGATGCCAGGTGTTCATCTGTATTCATCCAAAGATCTCTACAACTGGAAAGATGAAGGTGTTGTCTTAAGAACCATGGACAACTACGAACAGTTTGAGACAGATGATTACTTCAAGAAACTGTACGGAGATCTGACAGAAGCAGAGAAGAAAGATATCTATGTGGACCTGTGGGCAGAAGGTTGCGTCATGGAACGTCCAAAGATGCTGTATAACGAGAAAACAGGAAAATATGTGATCTGGTTCCATGCAGACGGAACAAGTCCGTATGCAAGCGGAAGCGGTTCCAACTATGCAAAAGCAAAAGCAGGTATCGCGATCGCTGATTCGGTCAACGGACCATACAGACTGCTGGGAAGTTATATGCTTACCGGAGATTACAGCAACCATGGATTTGATTCCGTAAGCGGACATGTCCGTGACATGAACTTGTTTAAAGATGATGATGGAACTGCATATGTAATGTACTCTTCCGAAGGTAATGCGGTTATGTATATCGCAAAACTGAACGATGAATACACAGGACTTGCAAAAGACGCTTCCGAGATGAAACTGGGAGAGGACTTTTGCATCAGCAGTACCGATTCCAGAGAAGGTCCGGCGATGTTCAAGTATCGTGGAAAATATTATCTGATCACTTCCGGCTGTACCGGATGGGCACCAAACCAGGCAGCATACTCTGTTGCAGACAGCCCGTTAGGACCATGGAAACGGATGGGAGATCCGTGCGTCGGAGATACCTCCAAAACAACTTTTGATACCCAGAGTACCTGTGTCATTCCGGTAGATGCGGAAAACGGAAAGTTCATCTACATGGGAGACCGCTGGTACAATCCGGATAACGGAAAAGACCTGAGCGATTCCAGATATGTATGGCTCCCGATCGAATTCGGATCAGGCGATACTATCATGCTGAAAAATTACAGCAACTGGACACTGGATGAACTCGAAGGCAAAGGAAGCATCGATGTAACAACGAAACTGCCAGAGACCGCAGAAAGCATCAGTGAACTGCAAAGCGCACTTCCGTCCACGATCAATGTTGAGATTGGCGGAAAGGCATATAATAACCAGACAGTAACCTGGATCATCAATGATGCAGAAAGACTTGGAGAATATCCGCTGGGTGAAGTTACTGTTACAGGAACACTTGCAGATCTGAACAGAGAAATTACAACCAAAGTATTCTGCTGTCCAAAAGGACTGACTTATTTTGCGGACTGTTATACAAATGGGGATAATACCTCTTCTGTATTTGAAAAATTCGCAGCAGCTGCAAATAATCTGAAAAATACGGTATCTGACCAGAAATACGGAAAAGATGTCGATGTAAACTGGGGTTACACAAGCACACCGGGAGCATCCGGCGGAAGCAGCTCTGAAGATATGGGTTCCAAAGGAAGCGGCGACTTCTTTAATACCGGCTGGTGGGCAACCAGCGGTCATACCATTGAGTACGGCTTCGAACTGGATCCTGGAAACTATGTAGTTTCTACCGGTTTCAACGAATGGTGGAGCAGCACCAGAGGAATCAAAGTAACCGTATCTTCTGTAGATGCTGACGGTAACAAGACCGAACTGGGAACCGGAAATGCAAGCCTTTCTTCCAGCAAGACACAGGACAGAAACGAAGTTGCAGTGACCGTTCCGGAAGGTTCTGATCATATTCTGGTAACCATCAGCAAAAACTCCGGCAGTGATCCTGTATTAAGCTGGATCGGTATTATCGATACCGAAGCAAAAGCTCCGGAAGTAAAAAATCTTCTGACAAACGGAAGCTTTGAAAACGGAACCGATGGCTGGTCTCTGGGAAATGGTGCAGCCATTGAAGAAGACAGCGAAGCTCCGGACGGAACACATTATCTGCATGATAATGGAAATAAACACTCCTGGGGAGATGGAAGTTCCAACGACAAAACAAACTATCCGATCAGCGTAGAACCGGATACGGAATATGTATTAACCGGAAGTATCAAAGTGAGCGGCAGCGGATGCTACTGGGCAGGCGCAAGAGTAGCCGGAAAAGAAATCTACTGTGTGGCAGCAACAGACAGCAGCTATACCGATACAACCGATACCGACAGCAAACTGGCAGCAGCAGTAAAACCGGGAGCAACGGAGTGGACACCTTTTGAGATCCGCTTTACCACACCATCTGATGTAACGACACTGGATGTATATACCTGGGCAGACAACGGTATCCAGGGTTATCTGGACAATCTGGTACTGACACCGGTATCTTCCGATCTGGACTGGACGGCATTTGACAAAGCAGTAGAAGATGCAGACAGCCTGCAGGCAGCAGACTACAAAGAAGCATCCTGGGCAGAATTCCAGGCTGTTGTAGAAGAAGCAAAAGCATTTAAGAAAAATGCAACAGAAGCAACAAAACAGAGAGAGATCCGTCTGATGATCAAGAAACTGGAAGAAGCAAAAGAAGCTCTGATCCCGGTAAATGATCCGGATGGAAATACTACTTATTATGTAGATGCCGAAAACGGCAACGATGCAAACGATGGAACAACACCGGAAACTGCATGGAAGACTTTAACAAAAGCATCCTCCATCCGTAAGATGACAGAAGGCGGAAGTATCCTTCTGAAAGCAGGCTGCGTATGGAACGGTGAACAGCTGGAAGTAAGAAATGCTGAAGGAACAGAAGAAAACCCGATCGTGATCGGAAGCTACGGTGAAGGCGAAAAACCGGTGATCAACGGACAGGGTGCACCGTGGGATGCAGACAGCAAAGAAGAACTTGCAGCAGTACACATCTACAACAGTGAGAACATTGTTGTGGAAAATCTGGAAATTACCAACTGGGATAGTTCTGTAAGCGGAGACTATACACAGAGCAGCAAACTGTTATCCGGTCTGGTAGTGGAAAACCAGGATAAGGGAGACCTTTCAAATGTTACAGTAAGAAACAACAAGATTCATGATGTCAACGGTAAGATGGCAGGCGGCGCAGACAAAGCAGCCGGCGGACTGATTGTTGTAGTAACCGGAAGCGGAAGCAATCATACCGGTACGGTAGAATCCAAATACAGCAACCTTACCATTGAAGGAAACGAAGTATACAGAGTAAGCCATGAAGCAATCTACATGGAAAGCGTATGGGCAAGCCGTACTCTGGTTGGCGGAACAAGCAGCGATACAGGATACCAGAACGCAGGAAACAGCAAATGGATCGGCAGCAGCAACGTTGTGATCAACAGCAACTATGTACATGATGTAGCAGGAGACGGTATTGTACCAATCAATACAACAGAAGCAATCGTAGAATATAACTTGATTGACAACTCCGCAGATACCAACTGGAATTATTCCGGTAACCCGAATCATGCAGCACTGTGGACATGGGATTCTGATAATGTAACCTTCCGTTACAACGAAGCATGCAACACAAGTAAAGCAGGATGGAACCTGGGAATCTCAGGAACCAACGACAGTATGGCATTTGACTTTGACTATGGTGTACAGAACTGTCTGTATGAGTACAACTACAGCCATGACAACTATGGTGGATTCCTGATGCTGTGCCCGGGACCTGGAGCAACTGTAAACAATATTGCAAGATACAATGTCAGCGTAAATGACGGTCTGTATGACGGCGCACCGATGATCCGTCTTGGCGGAGGAAAATACGGTTCCAACGGCGTACAGATTTACAACAACACCATGTACTGGGCAGACAGCAATTACTCTGTAGCACTGACTCCGACCTCTAACTGGGAAGGAAGCGTTGTAAAAGATGTAACTGTAAGCAACAACATTTTCTACGGACCTGCAAAAGCAGACAGTGTGAAGACAGACGGCGTAACCTACAGCCACAACCTGGTTTACGGTGGCGCACAGAATGTTTATACCGCAACAGTAAATGATGATACTACTGTTGTAGCAGACCCGTTGTTTGTAAATGTAAAAGATTACACATCCGGAACATGGGAAAACGGAAAAACAACACTGGGAACAGCAGAAGGCTTTAAACTGCAGGCAGGTTCTCCGGCCATCGATGCAGGAGCAGCACATGAAGATGCACCGGCAGTACAGCCAGACAGCGTAAAATCTGAATTGGTTGCAAATACAAATGAAAAACCATCCAGAGATTACTATGGAACAAAGTTGACCGATGGAAAGATCGATATCGGAGCAAACGAATACAAAGAAGCAGAACCTCAGCCGGAACCGGTAGACAAGAGTGAACTGCAGAAACTGTACGATGAAAACAGTGGAAAAGAGCAGGGTAACTACACAGATGACAGCTGGAATATCTTTACCACAGCATTAGAAGCAGCAAAAGCGGTACTGGATAACGCAGATGCAACCGCAGAGCAGGTAGCAGCAGCAACCACAGCTCTGGAGGAAGCAGTCAAAGGATTGACAGAAAAAGCTCCGGAACCGGTACAGGCAGATAAGAGCAAACTGCAGAAACTGTATGATGAAAACAGCCAGAAAGAACAGGGCAATTATACAGACGAAAGCTGGAAAGCTTTTGAAACCGCACTGGAAAGTGCAAAAGCAGTGCTGGATAACGAAGGTGCAACCGAAGAAATGGTACAGGCAGCGACAGAAGCACTAAAAGCAGCTGTTGACGGACTGACAGAAAAAACGGTTGATCCGACACCGGCAGACAAGACAGAACTTGGCAAACTGATTAAAAATGCAGAAGCAATATCCGCAGATGACTATACGGCAGAAAGCTATAAGGAACTGCAGGATGTTCTGACAGCAGTAAAAGTAATCTATGACAAGGACGATGCAGAACAGGAAGAAGTGGACAAAGCAGCATTACAGCTGAAAGCAGCGCTGAATGCATTGCAGAAACCTGTTCCTACACCGGAAAAAGTCGACAGATCAGACTTACAGAAACTGTATGATCAGAGTCTGGAAAAAGTAGAAAAAGACTACACAACAGCCACCTGGAAAGCACTGAAAGATGCACAGGCAGCGGTAAATAAAGTTCTTGCTGATAAAAATGCAACAGAAGAAGAAATCAGCGCGGCATATAAGTCACTGGCACAGGCTCTGGACGGTCTGAAAAAGGTAAATACGATTCAGCCGACAACGGATAACAAAAATACTGGCAATAAAACCACAACATCCGCAAATGGCGGAAATAAAACAACATCCGGACAGACAAGTGCAATAAGAAACGCAAAAACAGGTGATACTACACAGATTGCAATCTATGTAATTGGAGTATTGTGTGCTATAATCGTATTTGCAGGACTGGTAATTGCAAGACGGAAAAGAAACAGATAG